One window from the genome of Thermococcus siculi encodes:
- a CDS encoding ABC transporter ATP-binding protein gives MPVIEVSGVKKYYGDVRGVENLSFSVEEGEIYGFLGPNGAGKTTTVKILVKIIKDYTGDVRVLGKDLREWGKDYYNRIGVSFEFPAVYSRLTALENLEFFASFYKRHLDPMEALKMVGLDKEADQLVSGFSKGMKKKLDLARALLPDPDILFLDEPLEGLDPASARKFKDLFLEMKEGGKTIFLTTHNMYVADELCDRVAFIVDGSVRLVDNPGELKVKMGKRLVKVEYVAGSEVRKAEFPLEGIGRNEEFLKIIRGHEVRRINTEEPTLEEIFLKVTGRRLV, from the coding sequence ATGCCCGTGATCGAGGTCAGCGGTGTTAAGAAGTATTACGGCGACGTTAGGGGCGTTGAGAACTTGAGCTTCTCCGTCGAAGAGGGCGAGATCTACGGCTTTTTGGGACCGAACGGTGCCGGAAAGACGACAACCGTCAAGATCCTCGTAAAGATCATCAAGGACTACACCGGGGACGTCAGGGTTCTCGGGAAAGACCTCCGGGAGTGGGGTAAGGACTACTACAACAGAATCGGTGTCTCCTTCGAGTTTCCTGCCGTTTACTCCCGCCTAACTGCCCTCGAAAACCTCGAGTTCTTCGCGAGCTTTTACAAGAGGCATCTCGACCCGATGGAAGCCCTCAAGATGGTGGGTCTCGACAAAGAAGCTGATCAGCTCGTTTCAGGCTTCTCCAAGGGCATGAAGAAAAAACTCGATCTGGCGAGGGCTTTGCTCCCCGATCCGGATATCCTTTTCCTTGATGAACCCCTGGAAGGCCTTGACCCGGCAAGTGCCAGAAAGTTCAAAGATCTGTTCCTTGAGATGAAAGAGGGTGGAAAGACGATTTTTCTCACCACGCACAACATGTACGTGGCCGATGAACTCTGTGACAGGGTTGCCTTCATCGTTGACGGCTCCGTTAGGCTCGTGGACAACCCGGGCGAGCTCAAGGTCAAGATGGGGAAGAGACTTGTAAAGGTCGAGTACGTGGCGGGCAGCGAGGTAAGAAAAGCGGAGTTCCCGCTCGAGGGCATAGGCCGTAACGAGGAGTTCCTCAAGATCATTAGGGGGCACGAGGTTAGGAGGATAAACACGGAGGAGCCGACCCTGGAGGAGATATTCCTCAAGGTGACGGGGAGGCGGCTCGTATGA
- a CDS encoding fluoroquinolone export ABC transporter permease subunit, with the protein MMGNLLKTNLIVGFRGYVYPIHVLIGLAYGLMLMLFPEQYLPTVVPIFLLFEPGLVGFMFVGTEIFAEKKDGAIGALAVTPMEWRSYILAKTVIMGVLSAVGAVLIMVIGTRSLNGLSYVVAGVLLCSVVYTLLGIGVSAKYRDLDDYFVPIMAVLVVSLLPFAHYHGYLSGEIWKVLYLIPSYPALYFFKAPFVDVSRDTLTLSAVALLLWSVMAYYIAKVRFYRYAVEGLR; encoded by the coding sequence ATGATGGGAAACCTGCTGAAGACGAACCTTATCGTCGGGTTCAGGGGCTACGTTTACCCGATACACGTGCTGATAGGTCTTGCCTACGGCTTGATGCTCATGCTCTTCCCGGAGCAGTACCTCCCCACTGTGGTGCCAATCTTTCTCCTCTTCGAGCCGGGTCTCGTGGGCTTCATGTTCGTTGGAACTGAGATATTCGCGGAAAAGAAGGACGGCGCGATAGGGGCTCTGGCGGTAACGCCGATGGAGTGGAGGAGCTACATCCTGGCCAAGACTGTCATAATGGGCGTTCTTTCAGCGGTTGGTGCCGTGCTCATAATGGTAATCGGCACCCGCTCCCTCAACGGGCTTTCCTATGTTGTAGCTGGGGTCCTCCTGTGCTCGGTGGTTTACACCCTCCTTGGAATTGGGGTATCGGCAAAGTACCGTGACTTGGACGACTACTTCGTCCCGATAATGGCTGTCCTGGTGGTTTCCCTGCTCCCCTTCGCCCACTACCACGGCTACCTTTCAGGAGAGATATGGAAGGTTCTCTACCTCATCCCCAGCTACCCGGCGCTCTACTTCTTCAAGGCCCCGTTCGTCGACGTCTCAAGGGATACTCTGACTCTGTCGGCGGTAGCTCTACTCCTCTGGTCGGTTATGGCCTACTACATAGCCAAAGTCCGGTTCTACAGGTACGCCGTGGAGGGGTTGAGATGA
- a CDS encoding helix-turn-helix domain-containing protein, giving the protein MPMRRVKFSIPLSLEYFNSFRDFLEAVEWGYGDTYFLIGNDVVKLVEVKFKEGVNPEELLRSLLEIPHVKDAKLIPKNDHYLLYVRADLLSAPIPENVFRLFEVQKRGMVVFEKGIFSKDGVYLYIVCEDELVADVISTVKEVYGGKVVSVEDYTPEENPLLKLTGRQFEVLLLAYKSGYFENPRRVTLRDLSQMLGLSPSTVKEHLRKGVKKVLEGVIE; this is encoded by the coding sequence ATGCCCATGAGGAGGGTAAAGTTCTCCATCCCGCTGAGCCTCGAGTACTTCAACTCCTTCAGGGACTTTCTGGAGGCTGTGGAGTGGGGGTATGGGGACACGTACTTCCTCATCGGGAACGATGTGGTGAAGCTGGTTGAGGTCAAGTTCAAGGAAGGCGTGAACCCCGAGGAACTCCTTAGGAGCCTGCTCGAAATCCCCCACGTGAAGGACGCGAAGCTCATCCCGAAGAACGACCACTACCTCCTCTACGTGAGGGCGGACCTCCTCAGTGCGCCCATTCCCGAGAACGTCTTCCGGCTCTTTGAGGTGCAGAAGAGGGGGATGGTGGTCTTCGAGAAGGGGATCTTCAGTAAGGATGGGGTTTACCTCTACATCGTCTGCGAGGACGAACTCGTTGCGGACGTCATCTCGACGGTGAAGGAAGTCTACGGGGGAAAGGTTGTGAGCGTCGAGGACTACACCCCGGAGGAGAACCCCCTCTTAAAGCTGACAGGGAGGCAGTTTGAGGTGCTCCTTTTGGCCTACAAGAGCGGCTACTTTGAGAATCCGAGGCGCGTGACGCTGAGGGACCTTTCCCAGATGCTGGGCCTGAGCCCCTCAACGGTGAAAGAGCACCTTAGGAAGGGCGTGAAGAAGGTTCTTGAGGGGGTTATTGAGTAG
- a CDS encoding putative toxin-antitoxin system toxin component, PIN family, protein MKVVLDTNVVLAALIKPGGLSALLIKALDRERLLNFTSEDALDELTLKIGMLAEKGKISPGWEDILAHFLKGSEIISPLY, encoded by the coding sequence ATGAAAGTCGTCCTCGACACGAACGTCGTACTGGCAGCCCTGATAAAGCCCGGGGGTTTATCCGCCCTCTTGATTAAGGCACTGGATAGAGAGCGGCTCCTCAACTTCACGAGTGAGGATGCCCTCGACGAGCTTACTCTAAAAATTGGAATGTTGGCTGAAAAAGGGAAGATTTCGCCCGGCTGGGAAGATATTTTAGCCCACTTCTTGAAGGGTTCTGAAATAATATCCCCCCTCTACTAA
- a CDS encoding ribbon-helix-helix domain-containing protein: MGETGTDHPISVRLPGYVVEKIDELVKEKEFRSRSDFIKFAVTMALGQIMMEKARERAKRLTEEEFKEEAEEAWEKLKTGEFEEEGPEVLDVLKEIREESKRLTGAGE, encoded by the coding sequence ATGGGAGAAACCGGGACAGACCACCCTATCTCCGTGAGGCTCCCGGGATACGTTGTCGAGAAGATTGACGAACTGGTAAAGGAGAAAGAGTTCAGAAGCCGCTCTGACTTCATAAAGTTCGCCGTCACGATGGCACTGGGCCAGATAATGATGGAAAAAGCGCGGGAACGGGCAAAGAGGCTCACCGAGGAAGAGTTCAAGGAGGAAGCAGAAGAGGCATGGGAGAAGCTTAAGACTGGAGAGTTCGAGGAAGAAGGGCCCGAAGTCCTGGACGTTCTCAAGGAGATACGCGAAGAGTCAAAGAGACTCACGGGTGCAGGGGAATGA
- a CDS encoding ABC transporter permease, whose protein sequence is MSFVRKFGAIYRTDLKLLRRDPMLLYSVAMTLVILLIIRYFKDHIGVYYPLLALLGLMFIPMIFGMIPGFMIADEKEDKTIQALKVIPISSEAFLAYRLTWASIVVVAFTLVSPYILDIEIPQKGVLALIVLFLFEVWIYGLLITVFSESRMQALTVSKVLGWFLILPPLIKLVVVWRDLSTDWSKFTAFLPTYWLYRVFEGIPANDYTDFPIAVAVHLVWLVPLVVLFRRRVL, encoded by the coding sequence ATGAGCTTCGTGAGGAAGTTTGGAGCAATTTACAGGACAGACCTCAAGCTCCTGAGGAGGGACCCGATGCTCCTGTACAGTGTGGCGATGACGCTCGTGATTCTCCTCATCATCCGCTACTTCAAAGACCACATCGGGGTCTATTATCCACTCCTGGCCCTCCTGGGCCTGATGTTCATACCTATGATATTCGGCATGATTCCGGGTTTCATGATAGCCGACGAGAAGGAGGATAAGACGATACAGGCCCTGAAGGTGATTCCAATATCGAGCGAGGCATTCCTGGCCTACAGGCTGACCTGGGCCTCGATAGTGGTGGTTGCATTTACTTTAGTTTCCCCTTACATCCTCGACATAGAAATACCTCAAAAGGGCGTTCTGGCCTTGATTGTGCTCTTCCTCTTCGAGGTGTGGATCTACGGGCTGCTCATAACGGTGTTTTCAGAGTCGAGGATGCAGGCCCTGACGGTAAGCAAAGTCCTTGGCTGGTTCCTCATCCTTCCGCCTCTGATAAAGCTCGTCGTCGTGTGGAGAGACCTCTCAACGGACTGGAGCAAATTCACAGCTTTCCTCCCGACCTACTGGCTCTATAGGGTCTTCGAGGGGATCCCCGCCAATGACTACACCGACTTTCCGATAGCGGTCGCCGTGCATCTGGTGTGGCTCGTCCCACTCGTGGTGCTGTTCAGGAGAAGGGTGCTTTGA
- a CDS encoding GNAT family N-acetyltransferase, whose product MSEVVIEPAKGTEEEAEHFAELMRLSAPEYFPSLLGEKFREFFKIAFMEKGNLFSHEHVVFAMYEGKIAGMLLGYSWKSKSDEEGKTGWLMMKVLGFDFLKRLPAFISARSGSGKLDENDYYVSNVAVYPEFRGKKIGKALMLKAEGLARESGAKRITLDVERDNEIAIAVYKKLGYTIEREHEVELEGRKYGFYRMVKPLKGS is encoded by the coding sequence ATGTCCGAAGTTGTTATCGAACCTGCAAAAGGAACCGAGGAAGAGGCGGAACATTTTGCCGAACTCATGCGCCTCTCAGCCCCGGAGTACTTCCCGAGCCTTCTAGGGGAGAAGTTCAGGGAGTTCTTCAAGATTGCATTTATGGAAAAGGGCAACCTCTTCAGCCACGAGCACGTGGTCTTCGCGATGTACGAAGGGAAGATAGCCGGGATGCTCCTCGGCTACTCCTGGAAATCCAAGTCCGACGAGGAGGGAAAAACCGGCTGGCTCATGATGAAGGTTCTCGGCTTCGACTTCCTCAAGCGGCTTCCGGCTTTCATAAGCGCCAGATCTGGAAGCGGAAAGCTTGATGAGAACGACTACTACGTCAGCAACGTGGCGGTTTATCCCGAGTTCAGGGGAAAGAAGATAGGGAAAGCCCTTATGCTCAAGGCCGAGGGGCTGGCGAGGGAGAGCGGGGCGAAGCGGATAACTCTGGACGTTGAGAGGGACAACGAGATAGCGATAGCGGTTTACAAAAAGCTCGGCTACACCATCGAGAGGGAGCACGAGGTGGAGCTTGAGGGGAGAAAGTACGGGTTCTACCGGATGGTGAAACCATTAAAAGGTTCCTAA